Proteins from one Deinococcus actinosclerus genomic window:
- a CDS encoding EAL domain-containing protein, protein MTQPDVEFSPSALERELQALEAGMYNTLEVTRAQLRALLTRAQDGRDLRAQATAHLLLGGCALYTGQLPEVKRELDLALDLARALRDHPLTARCLNGLGLYHDRVAEYDRALQAFLDSLKLTQSAGDDVGSFRALNNLSALYTTTGQLTQAQTFHACAQQLTQVLRDPIMLASLITHRILIADRQEDPQAVLDLACKHLPLIREVGPPRWTGTVQECVSRARLRQGQADSALTVALAELRAARQRQDDEGVSRLASAAARALLALDDLGAAEPLLRESLDLSRALGSRPVEMLALEGLAQLHERAGHFREALACARAHHALERAVHEHEVDARSQLLTAEIRMELLNRDTEIERLRNVELAQANRRLREAQHDLLRRATHDQLTGVSNRAHFQQVTAETLRELPGHEHAALIFLDLDRFKDVNDTLGHLAGDTLLQQVACRLQSVVRGSDLVGRVGGDEFTVLLRRVSARGDATLVAQKLADALSDPFDLDGHPVTVTASIGCAVAPDDGLDAEALQQHADMAMYRVKRSGGNQVLHFDAAMGEPSERQQLERDLGTALSGHELRLHYQGRYALRTSQLVGFEALLRWQHPTRGLIPPATFIPLAEETRLILPIGEWVLREACRQAAEWRCAERNLCVSVNVSALQFDLPHFVEIVRAALADSGLPARHLILEITESLVTRDLERARQHIGRLKALGVQIAMDDFGTGYSSLSMLESLPFDELKVDRSFTRHLNTERQPRVAALLSAMIQLAQTLDMTVTVEGIKDACQHDLLRDLGCDHAQGFLLARPLPPEEAAALIPAALILGASPAPS, encoded by the coding sequence TTGACGCAACCGGACGTGGAATTCAGTCCAAGTGCCCTGGAACGCGAGTTGCAGGCGCTGGAAGCGGGCATGTACAACACCCTGGAAGTGACGCGCGCCCAGCTCCGGGCACTGCTGACCCGCGCCCAGGACGGCCGTGACCTGCGGGCGCAGGCGACCGCGCATCTGCTGCTGGGCGGCTGCGCCCTGTACACCGGCCAGCTGCCCGAGGTGAAACGCGAGCTGGACCTCGCCCTGGACCTCGCGCGCGCCCTGCGTGACCATCCCCTCACGGCGCGCTGCCTGAACGGCCTGGGGCTGTACCACGACCGCGTCGCCGAGTACGACCGGGCGCTCCAGGCGTTCCTGGACAGCCTGAAACTTACCCAGAGCGCCGGGGACGACGTGGGCTCCTTCCGGGCCCTGAACAACCTCTCCGCGCTGTACACCACGACCGGCCAGCTGACGCAGGCGCAGACCTTCCACGCCTGCGCGCAGCAGCTCACGCAGGTGCTGCGTGACCCGATCATGCTGGCCTCGCTGATCACCCACCGGATCCTGATCGCGGACCGTCAGGAGGACCCGCAGGCCGTGCTGGACCTCGCCTGCAAGCACCTGCCGCTGATCCGGGAGGTCGGTCCGCCCCGCTGGACCGGCACCGTGCAGGAGTGCGTCAGCCGGGCCCGGCTGCGTCAGGGCCAGGCCGACTCGGCCCTGACCGTAGCCCTGGCTGAACTGCGGGCGGCCCGTCAGCGGCAGGACGACGAGGGCGTCAGCCGCCTGGCCAGCGCCGCCGCCCGCGCGCTCCTCGCACTGGACGACCTGGGGGCAGCCGAGCCGCTGCTGCGCGAGAGTCTGGACCTCAGCCGCGCGCTGGGCAGCCGGCCGGTCGAGATGCTGGCCCTGGAGGGACTGGCGCAGCTGCACGAGCGCGCCGGGCACTTCAGGGAGGCGCTGGCGTGCGCCCGGGCGCATCACGCCCTGGAACGCGCCGTGCACGAGCACGAGGTGGACGCCCGTTCACAGCTGCTGACCGCCGAGATCCGCATGGAGCTCCTGAACCGCGACACCGAGATCGAGCGGCTGCGGAACGTGGAGCTCGCGCAGGCCAACCGCCGGCTGCGGGAAGCGCAGCACGACCTCCTGCGCCGCGCCACCCACGACCAGCTGACCGGCGTGTCCAACCGCGCGCACTTCCAGCAGGTCACCGCCGAGACCCTGCGGGAACTGCCGGGGCACGAACACGCCGCGCTGATCTTCCTCGACCTCGACCGCTTCAAGGACGTCAACGATACCCTCGGCCACCTGGCCGGGGACACGCTGCTGCAACAGGTGGCGTGCCGCCTCCAGAGCGTCGTGCGCGGCAGCGATCTGGTCGGGCGGGTAGGGGGCGACGAGTTCACGGTGCTGCTGCGCCGGGTCAGTGCGCGCGGCGACGCCACGCTGGTCGCGCAGAAACTCGCCGACGCCCTGAGCGACCCCTTCGACCTGGACGGCCATCCGGTCACGGTCACGGCGTCCATCGGGTGTGCCGTGGCGCCCGACGACGGGCTGGACGCCGAGGCGCTGCAGCAGCACGCCGACATGGCCATGTACCGCGTCAAGCGCAGTGGCGGCAACCAAGTGCTGCATTTCGACGCGGCCATGGGTGAGCCCAGCGAGCGTCAGCAGCTGGAACGCGATCTGGGGACTGCCCTGAGCGGCCACGAGCTGCGCCTGCACTACCAGGGCCGCTACGCGCTGCGCACCTCGCAGCTGGTGGGGTTCGAGGCGCTGCTGCGCTGGCAGCACCCCACGCGCGGGCTCATCCCGCCGGCCACCTTCATTCCGCTGGCCGAGGAGACCCGGCTGATCCTGCCGATCGGGGAGTGGGTGCTGCGCGAGGCGTGCCGGCAGGCGGCCGAGTGGCGCTGCGCCGAGCGGAACCTCTGCGTGTCGGTGAACGTCTCGGCCCTCCAGTTCGACCTGCCCCACTTCGTGGAGATCGTCCGCGCGGCGCTGGCGGACAGTGGCCTGCCCGCCCGGCACCTGATCCTGGAAATCACCGAGAGCCTTGTGACGCGCGACCTGGAACGCGCCCGGCAGCATATCGGTCGGCTCAAGGCGCTGGGCGTGCAGATCGCCATGGACGACTTCGGCACCGGGTACAGCAGCCTGAGCATGCTCGAGAGCCTGCCTTTCGACGAGCTGAAGGTCGACCGGTCGTTCACCCGGCACCTGAACACCGAGCGGCAGCCGCGCGTGGCGGCGCTGCTGAGCGCGATGATCCAGCTGGCGCAGACGCTGGACATGACCGTGACCGTCGAGGGGATCAAGGACGCCTGCCAGCACGACCTGCTGCGCGACCTGGGCTGCGATCACGCGCAGGGGTTCCTGCTGGCGCGGCCCCTGCCGCCCGAGGAGGCCGCCGCGCTGATCCCGGCCGCCCTCATCCTGGGCGCCAGCCCAGCGCCCAGCTGA
- the sdaAB gene encoding L-serine ammonia-lyase, iron-sulfur-dependent subunit beta yields MSLLDMIGPVMIGPSSSHTAGACRLGLVAHHLLGEPPRAARIGLHASFAKTGRGHGTHLALIAGLLGMRPDDQRLPTAFEEAQAQGLTFEFHDSDLGDVHPNTALIEVSGDTHRVTVQGSSTGGGVILVTHVQGLGVNFSGASPTLILRYTDAVGMIARIATTIAADGVNIATLTCTRVARGGQALLAVELDQPLSPEAQAFLARWADVNWLRMLPKLMDG; encoded by the coding sequence ATGTCCCTCCTCGACATGATCGGGCCCGTCATGATCGGCCCCAGCAGCAGCCACACCGCCGGGGCCTGCCGTCTGGGGCTGGTCGCGCATCACCTGCTGGGCGAGCCGCCCCGCGCCGCCCGCATCGGCCTGCACGCCTCGTTCGCCAAGACCGGGCGCGGACACGGCACGCACCTCGCGCTGATCGCGGGCCTGCTCGGCATGCGGCCCGACGACCAGCGCCTGCCCACTGCCTTTGAGGAGGCGCAGGCGCAGGGCCTGACCTTCGAGTTCCACGATTCGGACCTGGGCGACGTGCACCCGAATACCGCCCTGATCGAGGTGAGCGGCGACACCCACCGGGTCACGGTGCAGGGGAGCAGCACGGGCGGCGGCGTGATCCTCGTCACGCACGTGCAGGGCCTGGGCGTGAACTTCAGCGGCGCGAGCCCCACGCTGATCCTGCGCTACACCGACGCGGTGGGCATGATCGCCCGCATCGCCACGACCATCGCGGCGGACGGCGTGAACATCGCCACGCTCACCTGTACGCGCGTGGCGCGCGGGGGGCAGGCGCTGCTGGCCGTGGAACTCGACCAGCCCCTGAGCCCCGAGGCGCAGGCGTTCCTGGCCCGCTGGGCGGACGTGAACTGGCTGCGGATGCTGCCCAAACTCATGGACGGCTGA
- a CDS encoding lycopene cyclase family protein — MDARHGHARCAGRPPLDGAHPRGARPDRPLRGGRRRARGQPAPPRHPGGAALQTAYGLTARFERPPSAPGAMVWMDYRAPHGPGETPTFLYAMHLGGDTYFVEETSLIARPAPTRAALRARLHERLRAQDTPPGEILHEEWVAFPMNAAVPEPPGPLAFGAAGGMVHPISGFQVAGALRAAPWVAQAAAGALRAGRDPHAAAWAALWPPESRAAREVHLLGVQALLNLPPGQLAPFFRAFFALPPAAWHSFLDPDTPPGALARTMLRLFAALPGRTRVPLARAALATPGVSGRALRAAMNAPTASAHPGPRPARQAVGMSDDTRTEQTASSEQTENAVLNREDLNQTETIESGMQGATGNADANGLDPDADLGERVEELRENLRPLTGQD; from the coding sequence CTGGACGCTCGGCACGGTCACGCACGCTGCGCCGGACGGCCCCCACTGGACGGTGCACACCCGCGAGGGGCACGCCCTGACCGCCCGCTTCGTGGTGGACGCCGCCGGGCACGCGGGCAGCCTGCGCCGCCCCGGCACCCGGGCGGCGCGGCCCTGCAGACCGCGTACGGCCTCACCGCCCGGTTCGAGCGGCCCCCCAGCGCGCCGGGCGCGATGGTCTGGATGGACTACCGCGCCCCGCACGGCCCGGGCGAGACCCCCACCTTCCTGTACGCCATGCACCTGGGCGGCGACACCTACTTCGTGGAGGAGACCAGCCTGATCGCCCGCCCCGCGCCCACCCGCGCGGCGCTGCGCGCGCGGCTGCACGAGCGCCTGCGCGCGCAGGACACCCCGCCCGGCGAGATCCTGCACGAGGAATGGGTGGCGTTCCCCATGAACGCCGCCGTCCCGGAGCCGCCCGGCCCGCTGGCCTTCGGGGCCGCTGGCGGCATGGTGCACCCCATCAGCGGGTTTCAGGTGGCGGGGGCCCTGCGCGCCGCGCCGTGGGTGGCCCAGGCGGCGGCGGGTGCCCTGCGCGCCGGGCGTGACCCGCACGCGGCGGCGTGGGCGGCCCTGTGGCCCCCCGAGAGCCGCGCCGCGCGCGAGGTGCACCTGCTGGGCGTGCAGGCCCTGCTGAACCTGCCCCCGGGTCAGCTCGCGCCGTTCTTCCGGGCGTTCTTCGCGCTGCCGCCCGCCGCGTGGCACTCCTTCCTCGACCCGGATACGCCGCCCGGCGCACTGGCCCGCACGATGCTGCGCCTGTTCGCGGCGCTGCCGGGGCGCACCCGGGTGCCGCTGGCCCGCGCGGCCCTCGCCACGCCCGGCGTGAGCGGCCGCGCGCTGCGCGCGGCCATGAACGCCCCTACAGCCTCCGCCCATCCGGGCCCACGCCCGGCGCGGCAGGCTGTGGGCATGAGCGACGACACCCGCACCGAGCAGACCGCCAGCAGCGAGCAGACTGAGAACGCCGTCCTGAACCGCGAGGATCTGAACCAGACCGAGACGATCGAGAGCGGCATGCAGGGCGCCACCGGCAACGCCGACGCGAACGGCCTAGACCCGGACGCCGACCTGGGCGAACGCGTGGAGGAACTGCGCGAGAACCTCCGCCCGCTGACCGGGCAGGACTGA